In Deinococcus psychrotolerans, the genomic window AGCGCGGGGCGCTCGCGTGACCGGCAGCGTGACCGGCAAAACCAGTTATCTGGTGGCGGGCGAGGACGCCGGAAGCAAACTCAGCCGCGCTCAGGAACTTGAGATTCCGGTGCTGGACGAAGCGGGCCTCGCGGCGCTGCTGGAGGAAAAGGGAGCGGCAGGGCTGGAGTGAGCCGTTTGCTCAAAGGCCTTGAATCAGCCGCAGACCGTCTGCGACGCGCCGCAGCAACTCGGCGGGCAGTTGCCCAATCTGCGAATCCAGAAAGCTCCGGTCTACCGGAATCACTTGGGTGATATTGATCACGCTGTCTTGGGACAGCCCCGCCGCGAGCGCGGGGATGGCCACGTTGCCTGGCAGGTCGGCCAGCGCCAGATTGGTCGTGACCGACACGGCCAGCAGCGTTGCCAGCCATGAGCGGTTCCTCAGCGTGCTGAAGTCTCTGTCAGGTTTATTTCCTTGAGCTAAACTAATCAGCAACTTGGAAGCCGTGAGCGCTTCCGCGCCGCATAACAATTCGCCGCCCCGCGTACGACTGGGAGAAGTATGGAACTTGAAATCAGCAAAAACGTCCTGACCGACATCGCCACCTCGACCCTGGAGCGCATCGAGGGCCTGAGCATCGCCGTCGCCACGCCGCGCCCCGGCAAATTGGGCGAGGCGTTGAGCGAGTCACTCAGTGGTTCGCTGGGCAGCCTCGGCGCAGGGGAAATGCCGTCTTCGCGCCGTCCCAGAGCGCTTAAAATCACCCGCGACGGCCAGAGCGTGAGCCTAGAGGTCGGCGTCAATATCGAGTACGGCAAGAACTTGCACAAACTGGCGCAGCAAGCCCAAAATGCTCTGCAAGAAAATATCGAACTGATGACGGGCCTCAAAGTCAAAGCGGTC contains:
- a CDS encoding type II toxin-antitoxin system PemK/MazF family toxin, whose protein sequence is MLCGAEALTASKLLISLAQGNKPDRDFSTLRNRSWLATLLAVSVTTNLALADLPGNVAIPALAAGLSQDSVINITQVIPVDRSFLDSQIGQLPAELLRRVADGLRLIQGL
- a CDS encoding Asp23/Gls24 family envelope stress response protein, coding for MELEISKNVLTDIATSTLERIEGLSIAVATPRPGKLGEALSESLSGSLGSLGAGEMPSSRRPRALKITRDGQSVSLEVGVNIEYGKNLHKLAQQAQNALQENIELMTGLKVKAVNVTVQNLSLPVPSAAAPSAGNA